In a single window of the Limnochorda sp. L945t genome:
- a CDS encoding glycerate kinase family protein, with protein MQAAWPRRVVVAPDSFKGSASAREVAEAIARGLSRAMPGLSVETVPMADGGEGTVEALVEATGGRYVTETVTGPLGEPVEARFGMLGDGQTAVIEMAAASGLPLVPASRRNPLVTTTYGTGQLMRAALDAGATRILIGIGGSATVDGGAGMAQALGARLLDDEGQPIDFGGGALHRLARIDLSSIDPRLRSTTILVACDVRNPLVGPEGAAAVFGPQKGATPAMVRTLDDNLRHLAAVIRRDLGVDVADLAGAGAAGGLGAGLVAFCGARLQPGVELVIQAVGLERRLQGADLAVTGEGSLDRQTPFGKTPAGVGRLARRLGIPAIALVGAIGEGVDDAVLDACGLDSVFSIVPGPMPLDEAIRGAHRLLEQAAWRLGRWLSRRPPRTEVAAHELP; from the coding sequence GTGCAAGCTGCCTGGCCGCGCCGCGTCGTCGTCGCTCCTGACTCGTTCAAGGGCAGTGCCTCCGCCCGGGAGGTGGCCGAGGCCATCGCACGGGGGCTGTCGCGGGCCATGCCCGGCCTGAGCGTCGAGACCGTCCCCATGGCCGACGGCGGTGAGGGCACGGTAGAGGCGCTCGTCGAGGCCACGGGGGGCCGGTACGTGACCGAGACCGTCACGGGCCCGCTGGGAGAGCCGGTCGAGGCCCGCTTCGGGATGCTCGGCGACGGGCAGACCGCGGTCATCGAGATGGCGGCGGCCTCGGGGCTGCCCCTGGTGCCGGCTTCTCGGCGCAACCCGCTCGTGACCACGACGTACGGCACGGGCCAGCTCATGCGAGCCGCCCTCGACGCCGGCGCCACCCGTATCCTCATCGGCATCGGGGGCAGCGCGACGGTCGACGGCGGCGCCGGCATGGCCCAGGCTCTCGGCGCTCGGCTGCTGGACGACGAGGGCCAGCCCATCGACTTCGGCGGCGGAGCCCTTCATCGCCTGGCGCGCATCGACCTCTCGAGTATCGATCCCCGCCTCCGCTCGACCACCATCCTGGTAGCGTGCGACGTCCGCAACCCCCTGGTCGGGCCGGAGGGGGCAGCGGCCGTCTTCGGTCCCCAGAAGGGGGCGACCCCGGCGATGGTACGCACCCTCGACGACAACCTGCGCCACCTGGCGGCCGTCATCCGCCGTGACCTCGGGGTCGACGTGGCGGACCTCGCCGGGGCGGGAGCCGCCGGTGGGCTCGGCGCCGGGCTCGTGGCCTTTTGTGGCGCGCGCCTGCAACCCGGCGTGGAGCTGGTCATCCAGGCCGTCGGTCTCGAGCGTCGCTTGCAGGGCGCAGACCTGGCGGTGACGGGAGAAGGCTCCCTCGACCGGCAGACGCCCTTCGGCAAGACCCCGGCGGGGGTGGGCCGCCTCGCCCGGCGGCTCGGGATCCCCGCCATCGCCCTCGTGGGTGCCATCGGCGAGGGGGTCGACGACGCCGTCCTGGATGCCTGCGGGTTGGACAGCGTCTTTTCCATCGTCCCGGGCCCCATGCCGCTGGACGAAGCCATCCGGGGCGCGCACAGGCTGCTGGAGCAGGCCGCGTGGCGCCTGGGCCGGTGGCTGAGCCGCCGGCCGCCTCGAACGGAGGTCGCTGCCCACGAGCTCCCGTGA
- a CDS encoding CBS domain-containing protein — MDTEARMDTDTQAFLSLFFSIEGILRRLAGGREEGFARLVARARDHNAVVRRFEQELRAFNELRNMLVHAPLTIPVARPSPEAVRALQRIYDHLTHPQLVLPRFARQVVSLTDDQPFADAIEAMHKTGYSQFPIYRGAAFQGLLTDGLMARWIAARLDHDFARLLEVPLKDVLHQVPERSTVAFVSRRATVAEVREMFESHLRQGRLRLDAVLITETGDPDQPPLGIVTPTDAIAIVAEDAVPPS, encoded by the coding sequence GTGGACACCGAGGCGCGCATGGACACCGACACTCAGGCGTTCTTGTCGCTCTTCTTCAGCATCGAGGGCATCCTGCGTCGCCTGGCCGGCGGCCGGGAGGAGGGCTTCGCGCGCCTCGTCGCACGCGCCCGCGACCACAACGCCGTGGTGCGCCGCTTCGAACAGGAGCTGCGGGCGTTCAACGAACTGCGCAACATGCTGGTGCACGCGCCGCTCACCATCCCGGTGGCCCGCCCCTCCCCGGAGGCGGTGCGCGCCCTGCAGCGCATCTACGACCACCTGACCCACCCGCAGCTGGTGCTCCCCCGCTTTGCCCGGCAGGTGGTGAGCCTCACGGACGACCAGCCGTTCGCCGACGCCATCGAGGCCATGCACAAGACCGGGTACTCTCAGTTCCCCATTTACCGGGGGGCCGCGTTCCAGGGCCTGCTGACCGACGGGCTGATGGCCCGGTGGATCGCCGCCCGGCTCGACCACGACTTCGCCCGGCTGCTCGAGGTGCCTCTCAAGGACGTCCTCCACCAGGTGCCCGAGCGTAGCACGGTCGCCTTCGTCTCACGCCGCGCCACGGTCGCCGAGGTACGGGAGATGTTCGAGAGCCACCTGAGGCAGGGGCGCCTGCGCCTCGACGCCGTGCTCATCACCGAGACGGGCGACCCCGACCAGCCGCCGCTCGGGATCGTCACGCCCACCGACGCCATCGCCATCGTGGCCGAAGACGCCGTCCCACCGTCATAG